A genomic segment from Mucilaginibacter terrenus encodes:
- a CDS encoding phosphoglycerate mutase family protein, giving the protein MKKATVLSKVFNVFFVCFLLSNFGAFAQKTTIWVVRHAEKDAATVQNPNDPGLSPEGRKRADALAKLLKREKIKAIYVTKYKRTAETARPLAEQAKILPRVYGDSLRTFAATILKNFAGNNVLVVGHSNTVMQLLDAFGAEMPFETLDEDDYDMVFKITVTDSGKRELEVSYYGVLHHSSDLPQKYKEDNRPPQQFTTPTTHY; this is encoded by the coding sequence ATGAAAAAAGCCACCGTACTTTCTAAAGTGTTTAATGTATTCTTTGTTTGTTTTTTACTAAGCAATTTTGGTGCCTTTGCGCAAAAAACTACTATTTGGGTAGTGAGGCATGCAGAAAAGGATGCTGCAACAGTGCAAAACCCCAATGACCCCGGCCTGTCGCCAGAAGGGCGAAAACGCGCAGATGCACTGGCCAAACTGTTAAAGCGTGAAAAGATTAAAGCGATTTACGTAACCAAGTACAAGCGTACAGCGGAGACAGCCCGCCCCCTTGCCGAGCAGGCTAAAATATTACCCCGTGTTTATGGAGACAGCCTGAGAACCTTTGCTGCCACCATCCTGAAGAACTTTGCGGGCAACAACGTGCTGGTGGTAGGGCACTCAAACACAGTTATGCAGTTGCTTGATGCATTTGGAGCAGAAATGCCGTTTGAAACGCTAGATGAAGACGACTATGACATGGTGTTCAAGATCACGGTAACAGACTCCGGAAAGCGCGAATTAGAAGTAAGCTATTATGGTGTATTACACCATTCTTCAGATCTGCCTCAGAAATACAAGGAAGACAATCGCCCGCCACAGCAATTTACCACACCTACCACGCACTATTAA
- a CDS encoding alanine dehydrogenase, with protein sequence MSSGKYSGFSDVARQALMQPQESMLEVKSKKNKLFIGIPKEVSFQENRIALTPLSVALLVNNGHDVLLESNAGQAANFSDTNYSEQGAQIVYDTKRVYEADIIIKIAPPTMDEIAMMKPGQLLISALQVSTLKAECLHALLAKKITALCFENLEDEGGSLTVVRAMSEIVGATSVLIAAEYLSNIFEGKGLMLGGITGVPPTEIVILGAGTVGEYAARTAISLGAEVKVFDPSIYKLRRLQNNIGARVFTSVVQPIVLEKAITTCDVAIGAMRAEDGRSPCIVSEATVSRMKPNSVIIDVSIDQGGCFETSEVTNHTHPVFRKYDVIHYCVPNIASRVARTATYALTNIFAPILLDIGEHGGLKNVIWKKTGIRNAVYIYQGHLTNKHMGERFGIPCKDLDLLVVSNH encoded by the coding sequence ATGAGTTCAGGAAAGTATAGCGGGTTTTCTGATGTTGCCCGGCAGGCGCTAATGCAGCCGCAGGAATCAATGCTTGAAGTTAAGAGCAAGAAAAACAAACTTTTTATCGGTATACCTAAAGAGGTCTCGTTCCAAGAGAACCGAATTGCCCTTACGCCCTTATCGGTAGCCTTATTGGTAAACAACGGCCATGACGTATTGCTGGAAAGCAATGCAGGGCAGGCGGCTAACTTCTCTGACACCAACTACAGTGAACAGGGGGCCCAGATTGTTTACGACACCAAGCGCGTTTACGAGGCAGATATCATCATTAAAATTGCACCGCCAACTATGGACGAGATTGCAATGATGAAGCCCGGGCAACTCCTGATATCTGCTTTACAGGTATCAACATTAAAGGCAGAATGCCTGCATGCGCTGCTGGCAAAAAAGATCACGGCATTATGCTTTGAGAACCTGGAAGATGAAGGCGGATCGCTAACTGTTGTGAGGGCCATGAGTGAGATTGTTGGCGCTACTTCAGTACTTATTGCGGCCGAATACCTCAGCAATATATTTGAAGGAAAAGGCTTGATGCTGGGCGGGATAACGGGTGTGCCACCAACCGAGATCGTGATTTTAGGCGCTGGTACCGTAGGTGAATATGCCGCACGTACAGCCATATCCCTTGGTGCAGAGGTAAAGGTTTTCGACCCTTCTATCTATAAGTTACGACGCTTGCAAAACAACATTGGCGCACGAGTATTTACATCGGTGGTTCAGCCAATTGTGCTTGAAAAAGCCATTACTACCTGCGATGTTGCCATTGGCGCCATGCGCGCGGAAGATGGCCGCAGCCCTTGCATCGTTTCCGAAGCAACCGTCAGCCGCATGAAGCCCAACTCTGTTATTATTGATGTAAGTATAGATCAGGGCGGTTGTTTTGAAACCTCGGAAGTCACCAATCATACCCATCCCGTGTTCCGCAAGTATGATGTTATCCATTACTGTGTTCCAAATATCGCTTCAAGGGTAGCACGTACCGCAACTTATGCCCTTACCAACATCTTTGCTCCTATTTTGCTCGATATTGGCGAGCACGGCGGGTTAAAAAACGTGATCTGGAAAAAAACCGGTATCCGCAACGCGGTATACATTTACCAGGGGCACCTTACCAACAAGCACATGGGCGAGCGCTTCGGCATCCCTTGTAAGGATCTCGACCTGCTGGTAGTGTCCAATCACTAG
- the tsaE gene encoding tRNA (adenosine(37)-N6)-threonylcarbamoyltransferase complex ATPase subunit type 1 TsaE: MDIQIHSVEELTNAAPQILEYAGTNRIFLFYGDMGAGKTTLIKALCAQLGVIDEVTSPTFSIVNEYKADGNTVYHFDFYRIKDHDEALDLGYEEYFFSDNYCFIEWPEKISALIPDQYTGVRIAVHDNALRVITVENI, encoded by the coding sequence ATGGACATTCAGATACATTCTGTTGAAGAACTGACCAATGCCGCACCGCAAATACTGGAGTATGCCGGCACAAACCGCATATTTCTTTTTTATGGCGATATGGGTGCAGGTAAAACCACACTCATTAAGGCATTATGCGCGCAGTTAGGCGTTATTGACGAAGTTACCAGCCCTACTTTTTCTATCGTCAACGAGTATAAAGCCGATGGCAATACCGTTTATCATTTTGATTTTTACCGGATAAAAGATCATGACGAAGCACTTGATTTGGGTTACGAGGAGTACTTTTTCTCAGACAACTATTGCTTTATAGAGTGGCCCGAGAAAATCTCAGCGCTTATACCGGATCAGTATACCGGTGTGCGTATTGCTGTTCACGATAATGCGCTAAGGGTGATCACCGTTGAAAATATATAG
- the porX gene encoding T9SS response regulator signal transducer PorX, translating to MQDTTILWADDEIDLLKPHILFLNEKGYKVKTVTNGNDAVDEFKKDFYDLVFLDENMPGLTGLETLQQIKNIKSDIPIVLITKNEEEYLMEDAIGSKIDDYLIKPVHPKQILLTIKKLTENKRLVTEKTTMAYQQDFRTLGMTLNDNLSFQEWVDVYKKLIYWELELETLEDAGMHEILTLQKAEANVQFCKFVEKNYLDWVKNPESAPTSSPQLFKKKVFPKLDGNGPVFFILIDNLRYDQFKIINPIISEYFRLEEEDTYFSILPTATQYARNAIFSGLMPLDMEKRFPNMWQNDEDEGGKNLYEAEFLADHIKRVLRKDIKHSYHKILNIDEGRSLNESVNNLMNNDLNVVVYNFVDMLSHARTDMQMIRELASDDAAYRSLTLSWFEHSPLFELLKFLAQKQVRVVITTDHGTIKVKNPSKIIGDRNTNTNLRYKQGKNLNYNAKEVFHIRNPHDAMLPKLHVSSSFVFAKSDSYFVYPNNYNHFVNFYNETFQHGGISLEEMIIPVVTYGPK from the coding sequence ATGCAGGATACAACTATTTTATGGGCCGATGACGAAATTGATCTGCTGAAACCACACATATTGTTCTTAAACGAAAAAGGTTACAAGGTAAAAACCGTAACCAATGGCAATGATGCCGTAGACGAGTTTAAGAAAGATTTTTACGATCTGGTATTTCTTGACGAAAATATGCCGGGCTTAACTGGGCTGGAAACCCTTCAGCAAATTAAGAATATTAAGAGCGATATTCCTATTGTATTGATCACCAAGAACGAGGAAGAATACCTGATGGAAGACGCTATCGGTTCCAAGATAGATGACTACCTGATTAAGCCCGTTCACCCTAAGCAAATACTGCTTACCATAAAAAAACTGACCGAGAACAAGCGACTGGTTACCGAAAAAACAACCATGGCTTACCAACAGGATTTCCGTACGCTTGGCATGACGCTGAACGACAACCTGAGCTTCCAGGAATGGGTTGATGTATATAAAAAACTGATCTACTGGGAGCTGGAGCTGGAAACCCTTGAGGATGCCGGCATGCACGAGATACTTACCCTGCAAAAAGCAGAGGCAAACGTGCAGTTCTGCAAGTTTGTAGAGAAGAACTACCTCGACTGGGTGAAAAACCCGGAATCAGCGCCGACTTCATCTCCTCAGCTGTTTAAAAAGAAGGTATTCCCCAAGCTGGATGGCAATGGGCCGGTGTTCTTCATCCTGATAGATAACCTGCGGTATGATCAGTTCAAGATCATTAACCCAATCATATCCGAGTACTTCCGCCTGGAAGAGGAAGATACTTACTTCAGTATATTACCAACCGCTACACAATACGCGCGTAATGCTATTTTCTCCGGCCTGATGCCGCTGGATATGGAAAAACGCTTCCCTAATATGTGGCAAAACGACGAGGATGAAGGCGGCAAGAACCTGTATGAAGCCGAATTTCTTGCAGATCACATCAAACGGGTATTACGTAAAGATATTAAACACTCTTACCACAAGATCCTGAATATTGACGAAGGTCGTTCGCTAAATGAGTCGGTAAACAACCTGATGAACAACGACCTGAACGTTGTTGTTTATAACTTTGTAGACATGCTGAGCCATGCGCGTACAGACATGCAGATGATACGCGAACTGGCCAGTGACGATGCAGCATACCGTTCGCTAACACTATCATGGTTTGAGCATTCGCCGTTATTCGAACTATTGAAGTTCCTGGCGCAAAAACAGGTAAGGGTAGTTATCACCACCGATCACGGCACTATCAAGGTAAAGAACCCAAGTAAGATCATCGGCGACCGCAATACCAACACCAACCTGAGGTACAAACAAGGGAAAAACCTTAATTATAACGCCAAGGAGGTATTCCACATCCGCAACCCGCATGATGCAATGCTGCCTAAGCTGCACGTAAGCTCCAGCTTTGTATTTGCCAAGAGCGACAGCTACTTTGTTTACCCCAACAACTACAACCATTTTGTGAATTTCTATAATGAGACATTCCAGCATGGCGGTATATCGCTTGAAGAAATGATCATCCCGGTAGTAACTTACGGGCCTAAATAA
- a CDS encoding HD domain-containing protein — protein MNKKKIINDPVYGFISIPSELVFDLIEHRYFQRLRYIKQLGMTHLVYPGALHTRFHHAIGAMHLMGTAIETLCYKGLEITPEEKEGLIIAILLHDIGHGPFSHALEQTIIQGINHEDISILLMNKLNEEFGGQLSLAIEIFKDTYPKKFLHQLVSSQLDMDRMDYLNRDSFFTGVSEGVISSDRIIKMLNVKDDNIAVEEKGIYSIEKFLIARRLMYWQVYLHKTVIAAEQLLCKIFYRSRELALNGARFAITPALKHFLEKEISNEEFASYPEHLDTFAKLDDTDVMAAVKVWADCDDFVLATLCNSFINRKLYHVDIAAEVPDEEFVSTLRKKAVEMYNISEHEASYFVFTDVIRNNAYNKGDGKIHILMKSGRMTDIALASDNSNLEALTKTVKKHILCYSKALLDD, from the coding sequence TTGAATAAAAAGAAAATAATAAACGACCCTGTTTACGGGTTCATCAGCATCCCTTCAGAACTGGTGTTCGATCTGATAGAGCACCGGTACTTTCAGCGGCTAAGGTACATTAAGCAGTTGGGAATGACGCACCTGGTGTATCCCGGGGCGCTGCACACCCGCTTCCACCATGCTATTGGCGCCATGCACCTGATGGGTACCGCTATAGAAACCCTTTGCTATAAAGGCCTGGAGATTACTCCCGAAGAAAAAGAAGGGCTTATTATTGCTATCCTTTTGCATGACATTGGGCACGGGCCGTTCTCCCACGCGCTGGAACAAACTATTATACAGGGCATCAACCACGAGGATATCTCTATCCTGCTGATGAACAAGCTGAATGAAGAATTTGGCGGCCAATTGTCGCTGGCCATTGAGATATTTAAAGATACTTACCCTAAAAAGTTCCTGCACCAGTTAGTATCCAGTCAATTGGATATGGACCGGATGGACTACCTCAACCGTGACAGCTTTTTTACAGGCGTGTCGGAAGGGGTGATCAGCTCTGACCGTATCATCAAGATGCTGAATGTTAAGGATGATAATATTGCGGTAGAAGAGAAAGGGATATACTCCATAGAAAAGTTTTTGATTGCGCGCAGGCTGATGTACTGGCAGGTTTACCTGCATAAAACTGTTATAGCTGCAGAGCAGTTGCTTTGTAAAATATTTTACCGCAGCCGCGAGCTGGCGCTGAACGGGGCCAGGTTTGCAATTACACCGGCGTTGAAGCACTTTCTGGAGAAAGAAATATCTAACGAGGAGTTTGCCTCGTATCCGGAGCACCTGGATACTTTTGCAAAACTTGACGATACAGATGTAATGGCAGCGGTAAAGGTTTGGGCGGACTGTGATGATTTTGTGCTGGCAACCCTTTGCAACAGCTTTATTAACCGCAAATTGTACCATGTGGATATAGCTGCCGAAGTGCCCGATGAGGAGTTTGTAAGCACTTTAAGGAAAAAAGCTGTGGAGATGTATAACATTAGCGAGCATGAGGCGTCTTATTTTGTGTTTACCGACGTGATACGAAATAACGCTTACAACAAGGGCGATGGCAAGATCCATATACTAATGAAAAGTGGCAGGATGACAGATATTGCCCTCGCAAGCGATAACTCCAACCTGGAAGCACTTACCAAAACTGTTAAAAAGCATATTTTGTGCTATAGCAAGGCCTTGCTTGATGATTAA
- the lpxD gene encoding UDP-3-O-(3-hydroxymyristoyl)glucosamine N-acyltransferase → MQFTARDIALLLNGTVEGDPQASVDKLSKIEEGSQGSLSFLSNAKYEPHLYTTAASVVIVNNDLKLTQAVNTTLIRVENAYSAFTILLEKYNTVRLHKSGIEQPCFIHAGAQLGQEVYVGAFAYISDGVTVGDNSKIYPNCYIAGNVTLGNNVTLFPGVTVYHDCVIGDNVIIHSGAVIGSDGFGFAPNADGSYSKIPQIGNVVIGNDVEVGSNTTIDRATMGSTIIHAGAKIDNLVQVAHNVEIGANTVIAGQAGISGSAKIGERVMMGGQAGVAGHLTIADGSQINAQTGINSSIKEPNKKWGGSPYQPYQDYLRANVNTRRLPDLEKRVRELEKLISELTKKDEQ, encoded by the coding sequence ATGCAATTTACCGCCAGGGACATAGCCTTACTGCTTAACGGAACTGTTGAGGGTGATCCGCAGGCGAGTGTAGATAAGCTTTCCAAAATAGAGGAGGGCAGCCAGGGCTCTTTATCGTTTTTGTCTAACGCCAAATACGAGCCCCACCTGTATACTACAGCAGCATCTGTAGTAATTGTTAATAACGATCTTAAGTTAACGCAAGCGGTAAACACTACCCTTATACGGGTAGAGAATGCTTACAGCGCTTTTACCATACTGCTCGAAAAATATAATACCGTAAGGCTTCATAAGAGCGGGATAGAGCAGCCATGCTTTATACATGCCGGGGCACAGCTTGGCCAGGAGGTTTACGTAGGCGCATTCGCTTATATAAGCGATGGCGTTACCGTAGGCGACAACAGCAAAATATACCCCAACTGCTACATTGCAGGCAATGTTACCCTGGGCAACAATGTCACTTTATTCCCGGGTGTAACCGTATACCACGATTGTGTTATCGGCGATAATGTTATTATCCACTCTGGCGCAGTTATTGGCAGCGATGGATTTGGCTTTGCGCCAAATGCCGACGGCAGCTACAGCAAAATACCGCAGATTGGCAATGTAGTAATCGGGAACGATGTAGAGGTAGGCTCAAACACCACAATTGATCGTGCAACTATGGGCTCTACCATAATACATGCCGGCGCTAAAATAGATAACCTGGTGCAGGTAGCCCATAATGTAGAAATTGGTGCAAACACGGTAATAGCCGGGCAGGCAGGTATATCCGGCAGTGCTAAAATAGGCGAGCGGGTAATGATGGGCGGGCAGGCAGGTGTTGCAGGGCACTTAACCATAGCCGACGGCAGCCAGATTAATGCACAAACGGGCATAAACAGCTCTATAAAAGAACCCAATAAAAAATGGGGCGGATCGCCTTACCAGCCATACCAGGATTACCTTAGGGCAAATGTTAATACCAGGCGCCTGCCCGACCTGGAAAAAAGGGTAAGGGAGCTGGAAAAGCTAATAAGTGAACTAACAAAAAAAGACGAACAATAG
- a CDS encoding bifunctional UDP-3-O-[3-hydroxymyristoyl] N-acetylglucosamine deacetylase/3-hydroxyacyl-ACP dehydratase produces the protein MNVKQRTIKAPVSVAGTGLHTGEAVTMTFNPAPEKHGYKFRRVDLPGQPIIDADCDNVTDTSRGTTLTQNGASVSTVEHVLAALVGLEIDNVLIDLDGPETPIMDGSSIQFIDAIEQTGFQDQDADREYYHIPYNIHYSEPDRKVEMVAMPLDGDYRFTCMVDYNSQVLGSQHATISTIAEFKKEIASSRTFCFLHELEALLKHDLIKGGDLNNAIVVVDKNVDEEELAHLAKLFNRKDISVAPQGILNNIELRHQNEPARHKLLDMIGDLALVGVPLKGHIMAARPGHAANVAFAKKIKALIKKERSRKHVKVYDPNMTPVYDTVQIMNILPHRPPMLLVDKILELTKTHVVGLKAVTMNEPFFVGHFPGAPVMPGVLQIEAMAQTGGILVLNTVPDPENWLTLFLKIENARFKDKVLPGDTLIFRCDLVAPIRRGIAQMKGIGMVGEKIVVEAELMAQIVKYK, from the coding sequence ATGAACGTAAAGCAAAGAACCATTAAGGCGCCTGTTTCTGTAGCGGGCACGGGTTTACACACCGGTGAAGCAGTTACCATGACCTTTAACCCGGCTCCTGAAAAGCACGGGTATAAATTCCGCAGGGTAGACCTGCCCGGGCAGCCAATAATTGATGCCGATTGCGATAACGTTACTGATACTTCACGCGGAACAACGCTTACGCAAAACGGTGCAAGCGTAAGCACTGTAGAACATGTGCTGGCCGCGCTGGTAGGTTTAGAAATAGACAACGTGCTGATTGACCTGGACGGACCTGAAACGCCGATAATGGATGGCAGTTCTATACAGTTTATTGATGCTATTGAGCAAACCGGTTTTCAGGACCAGGATGCCGATCGTGAATACTACCATATCCCTTACAACATTCACTACTCAGAACCCGATCGTAAGGTAGAGATGGTGGCTATGCCGCTTGACGGCGATTACCGCTTTACCTGTATGGTAGATTATAACTCGCAGGTACTGGGCAGCCAGCACGCTACTATATCAACCATTGCCGAGTTTAAAAAAGAAATAGCATCCAGCCGTACGTTTTGCTTCTTGCATGAACTAGAAGCGTTGCTGAAACACGACCTTATTAAAGGCGGCGACCTGAACAATGCTATTGTTGTAGTAGACAAAAATGTAGATGAGGAAGAGCTTGCGCACCTGGCAAAGCTGTTTAATCGTAAAGACATCAGCGTAGCACCGCAGGGCATACTAAACAATATTGAACTGCGCCACCAGAATGAGCCGGCACGCCACAAACTGCTGGACATGATAGGCGACCTTGCCCTTGTAGGCGTACCGCTTAAAGGCCATATCATGGCTGCAAGGCCCGGCCATGCCGCTAACGTTGCCTTCGCCAAGAAGATAAAAGCACTTATTAAAAAAGAGCGCAGCCGCAAGCACGTAAAGGTGTATGATCCTAATATGACGCCGGTATATGATACTGTGCAGATAATGAACATACTGCCGCACCGTCCGCCAATGCTGCTGGTCGACAAGATTTTAGAACTTACCAAAACGCACGTGGTCGGCTTAAAAGCGGTAACCATGAACGAGCCTTTCTTTGTAGGCCACTTCCCGGGTGCACCGGTAATGCCGGGCGTTTTACAGATAGAGGCTATGGCGCAAACCGGCGGTATACTGGTGCTTAACACCGTGCCCGATCCGGAAAACTGGCTTACTTTGTTCCTTAAAATAGAGAATGCACGCTTTAAGGATAAGGTTTTGCCGGGCGATACGTTAATATTCCGTTGCGACCTTGTGGCGCCTATCCGCAGGGGTATAGCGCAAATGAAAGGCATTGGCATGGTAGGCGAGAAGATTGTTGTAGAGGCCGAGCTGATGGCGCAAATAGTAAAATATAAGTAA
- the lpxA gene encoding acyl-ACP--UDP-N-acetylglucosamine O-acyltransferase: MIQPLAYIHPQARIADNVVIEPFVTIHKDVEIGEGTWVGSNSVIMDGARIGKNCRIFPGAVVSAPPQDLKYKGEPSTVTIGDNTVIRECVTLNRGTALDKNTTTIGSNCLLMAYVHVAHDCVVGDNVIIANGVQLAGHINVYDYAFIGGTSAVHQFVEIGAHSMISGGSLVRKDVPPYTKAGREPLSYIGINSVGLRRRGFSAQTINEIQEIYRIIFLKKYNVTKALDIIEAEFNPTVERDEIINFVQNSQRGIMKGFGAV, from the coding sequence ATGATCCAGCCGTTAGCGTATATACACCCCCAGGCCCGCATTGCTGATAATGTGGTGATTGAGCCTTTTGTTACCATACATAAAGATGTGGAAATTGGCGAAGGTACCTGGGTGGGTTCTAATTCGGTAATTATGGATGGTGCGCGTATCGGCAAAAATTGTCGCATATTTCCCGGTGCGGTTGTTTCGGCCCCGCCGCAGGATCTTAAATATAAGGGCGAGCCAAGCACAGTTACAATAGGCGACAACACAGTTATCCGCGAATGCGTTACGCTAAACCGTGGTACTGCATTAGACAAGAACACTACGACTATTGGCAGCAATTGCTTGCTAATGGCCTATGTGCATGTGGCGCACGATTGCGTTGTGGGCGATAATGTAATTATTGCCAATGGCGTACAGCTGGCGGGCCACATCAATGTATATGACTATGCTTTTATCGGCGGTACATCGGCAGTACACCAGTTTGTGGAAATAGGTGCGCACAGCATGATCTCCGGCGGATCGCTGGTACGTAAAGATGTTCCGCCTTACACAAAAGCGGGTCGCGAGCCTCTGTCTTACATCGGTATCAACTCCGTAGGCTTACGCCGCAGGGGCTTTTCAGCCCAGACCATAAATGAGATCCAGGAGATATATCGCATTATCTTCCTCAAAAAATACAACGTAACCAAAGCGCTGGACATCATTGAAGCCGAGTTTAACCCGACAGTAGAACGGGACGAGATCATCAATTTTGTACAAAATTCGCAACGCGGAATTATGAAAGGTTTTGGAGCGGTATAG
- a CDS encoding ABC transporter ATP-binding protein, producing the protein MQITLQNIGRRFNREWIFRGIDYSFGDNSSYAILGSNGSGKSTLLQVLNGSLAPSTGKLTYTRIGEEIEPEKIFNYLSLAAPYLELIEEFTLNEVVDFHFKFKALRSGLDKAAVLDILGLAGSRNKAIRYFSSGMKQRLKLVLAFCADTPMLMLDEPTSNLDTQGIDWYLSLIQQYSVGRLTIICSNQEHEYRFCKHQMSIADYKDAPKK; encoded by the coding sequence ATGCAGATCACCCTCCAGAACATAGGCCGGCGTTTTAACCGCGAATGGATATTCAGGGGTATCGACTATTCCTTTGGAGATAACAGCAGCTATGCCATACTGGGGTCTAACGGGTCGGGCAAATCTACCCTGCTGCAGGTGCTTAACGGCAGCCTGGCGCCCTCTACCGGCAAACTTACCTATACCCGCATTGGGGAGGAAATTGAACCGGAAAAGATATTTAATTACCTGAGCCTTGCCGCCCCTTACCTGGAATTGATAGAAGAGTTTACCTTGAACGAAGTGGTTGATTTCCATTTCAAATTTAAAGCCTTAAGATCGGGGCTAGACAAAGCCGCTGTGTTGGATATTCTCGGATTAGCAGGAAGCCGCAATAAGGCAATACGGTACTTTTCATCCGGGATGAAACAGCGCCTTAAGCTTGTACTAGCTTTTTGTGCAGATACCCCAATGCTGATGCTGGACGAGCCAACTTCAAACCTCGACACGCAAGGGATAGACTGGTATCTAAGTTTAATTCAACAATATAGCGTTGGCCGCTTAACTATTATCTGTTCTAACCAGGAGCACGAATATAGATTTTGTAAGCACCAAATGAGCATAGCGGACTATAAGGATGCTCCTAAAAAGTAG
- a CDS encoding NAD-dependent epimerase/dehydratase family protein, with product MKVLVTGSAGKLGKAVMQKLAATNIEAVGADIVPGPSTNLLLDITHKDQVLAACADVDAIIHTAAIHGRHYDLNYPREAFIDTNIYGTLNLLNASVKCGVKQFLYISTTSIYGSAMENPDQAVWVDEELPVQPRDIYDITKQAAEQLCKDFFYKEGLQTSVYRVGRFLPEPANLEANHRLYRGLDERDGAEALYLALQQQFNNFEIFNIASSSPFSKDDVKALKNNPVESILKLYPKAANIYKERGWLFPESVDRVYVTDKARKMLGYSPKYTFDYLLERAAFLRG from the coding sequence ATGAAAGTACTGGTTACCGGGTCTGCAGGTAAATTAGGAAAAGCTGTAATGCAAAAGCTTGCGGCCACAAACATTGAGGCTGTTGGCGCGGATATTGTACCCGGCCCATCTACCAATCTCTTGCTTGATATTACCCATAAAGACCAGGTGCTCGCGGCCTGCGCTGATGTTGACGCTATCATCCATACCGCAGCAATACACGGCAGGCATTACGACCTTAATTATCCAAGAGAAGCTTTCATAGACACCAACATTTATGGCACTTTGAACCTGCTGAACGCGAGTGTAAAATGCGGAGTTAAACAGTTTTTATATATAAGCACCACTTCTATTTACGGGAGCGCTATGGAAAACCCCGATCAGGCAGTTTGGGTGGATGAAGAGCTGCCGGTACAACCGCGGGATATATATGATATTACCAAGCAGGCTGCAGAGCAGTTATGTAAAGACTTTTTCTACAAAGAAGGGCTGCAAACTTCCGTTTACCGGGTGGGGCGATTTCTGCCGGAACCAGCCAATCTGGAAGCCAATCACCGCCTCTATCGTGGACTGGACGAGCGTGACGGCGCCGAAGCCCTATACCTGGCCCTACAGCAGCAGTTTAATAATTTCGAGATCTTTAATATTGCCAGCAGCAGTCCCTTTTCGAAGGATGACGTGAAGGCACTTAAAAATAATCCGGTCGAGAGCATTCTTAAACTTTACCCTAAGGCTGCAAACATTTATAAGGAAAGAGGATGGTTGTTTCCGGAGAGTGTTGACAGGGTATATGTTACTGATAAGGCAAGGAAGATGCTGGGCTATTCGCCTAAATACACTTTTGATTATTTGTTAGAGAGGGCAGCCTTTTTGAGGGGGTAA
- the efp gene encoding elongation factor P — protein sequence MAKASDIKNGNILRFNGELVQVEEFIHRTPGNLRAFYQARMRNVRSGKLVEYRFRTDEEVDIRRVETNDYQYLYDEGDALVIMDNTTYDQHSVPKALFGNAVRFLKEGMNVIVAFESEEPIMGSVPGSAELEITYTEPAVKGDTSSGALKKATVETGAEINVPLFINIGDKVKVDTATGAYVERAK from the coding sequence ATGGCAAAAGCATCAGATATAAAGAATGGCAACATTCTTCGCTTTAACGGAGAACTGGTACAGGTAGAGGAATTTATACACCGTACACCGGGTAACCTTCGCGCGTTTTACCAGGCCCGTATGCGTAACGTGCGTTCAGGTAAATTAGTTGAATATCGTTTCCGTACAGACGAAGAGGTAGATATAAGAAGGGTAGAAACCAACGACTACCAGTACCTTTATGACGAAGGCGACGCGCTGGTGATAATGGATAACACTACCTATGATCAGCATAGCGTGCCTAAAGCTTTGTTTGGCAACGCGGTACGTTTTCTGAAAGAAGGGATGAATGTTATTGTTGCGTTCGAGAGCGAAGAGCCAATTATGGGCTCGGTACCGGGATCTGCTGAGCTGGAGATCACTTATACTGAGCCGGCCGTTAAAGGTGATACATCAAGCGGAGCTTTAAAGAAAGCTACCGTTGAGACCGGAGCCGAAATTAACGTACCATTATTCATCAACATTGGCGATAAAGTGAAGGTTGATACCGCAACCGGAGCTTACGTGGAAAGAGCTAAATAA